A genomic stretch from Oculatellaceae cyanobacterium includes:
- a CDS encoding 4-hydroxy-3-methylbut-2-enyl diphosphate reductase, with protein sequence MDTKAFKRSLHNSENYHRKGFGHEAEVNGVLKSEYQSNLIQQIRENNNTLQRGDVTIQLAQAFGFCWGVERAVAMAYETRQHFPNEDIWVTNELIHNPSVNQRLEEMLIRYVPVDAGKKDFSVVNPGDVVILPAFGATVQEMQLLNDKGCKIIDTTCPWVSKVWNTVEKHKKKNYTSIIHGKYKHEETVATSSFAGTYLIVFNMAEAEYVCNYILNGGNRDEFMSKFSKACSVGFNPDTDLERVGIANQTTMLKTETEQIGKLFEHTMMRKYSPDQLNEHFQNFNTICDATQERQDAMFELVKEDLDLMVVIGGFNSSNTTQLQQIPIDRNIPSYHIDSAIRIHPGNRIEHKPIGKDLEVVENWLPEGKVVVGITSGASTPDKVVEEVIEKIFELKAVAAVV encoded by the coding sequence ATGGATACGAAAGCTTTTAAAAGATCACTCCACAATTCGGAAAATTACCATCGCAAAGGATTTGGTCACGAAGCAGAAGTGAATGGTGTCCTGAAGTCGGAGTATCAAAGCAATTTAATTCAACAAATTCGAGAAAATAACAATACACTACAACGCGGTGATGTTACTATCCAGTTAGCACAAGCGTTTGGCTTTTGTTGGGGCGTAGAAAGAGCCGTAGCAATGGCTTATGAAACTCGCCAGCATTTCCCTAATGAAGATATCTGGGTAACTAATGAACTGATTCACAATCCTTCTGTAAATCAGCGCTTGGAGGAAATGCTCATCCGCTACGTTCCAGTAGATGCAGGAAAAAAAGACTTTTCTGTAGTTAATCCTGGTGATGTGGTGATCTTACCCGCATTTGGGGCAACTGTTCAGGAAATGCAACTTCTTAACGATAAAGGTTGCAAAATTATTGATACTACCTGTCCTTGGGTTTCTAAAGTTTGGAATACTGTTGAAAAGCATAAGAAAAAAAATTATACATCTATTATTCACGGTAAGTACAAGCACGAAGAAACAGTTGCTACAAGTTCTTTTGCTGGAACTTACTTAATTGTCTTTAATATGGCAGAAGCAGAATATGTTTGCAACTATATTCTTAACGGTGGTAATCGTGATGAATTTATGTCAAAATTCAGCAAAGCTTGCTCAGTTGGGTTTAATCCTGACACTGATTTAGAACGAGTAGGCATTGCTAACCAAACAACAATGTTGAAAACTGAAACTGAGCAGATTGGTAAGCTATTTGAGCATACTATGATGAGAAAGTATAGCCCAGATCAGCTAAATGAGCATTTCCAAAACTTTAACACTATCTGCGATGCTACTCAAGAACGTCAAGATGCGATGTTTGAACTGGTGAAGGAAGATTTAGATTTAATGGTTGTAATTGGTGGATTCAATTCATCTAATACCACTCAGTTACAGCAAATTCCAATTGATAGAAATATTCCTTCTTATCATATTGATAGTGCAATTCGCATTCACCCAGGAAATCGAATTGAGCATAAGCCAATAGGAAAGGATTTAGAAGTAGTAGAAAATTGGCTACCTGAAGGTAAAGTTGTTGTGGGAATTACTTCTGGCGCTTCTACACCAGATAAAGTAGTGGAAGAAGTAATTGAGAAGATTTTTGAATTAAAAGCTGTTGCGGCTGTGGTTTAA
- a CDS encoding GDSL-type esterase/lipase family protein, with translation MKLFPTWAFLALGTNILVTTVILLVLRNHWLSASLAQQVTNFTPQPWHGSKTLAQPSKLKQNDLPLGGQLSYKDWIGILGREAKAKASQQPQHLSIIAGDSLSRWFPDHLLPQERIWLNQAISGETSTGLLRRLSLFDQTQPEIIFVMIGVNDLLRGVPDNQLLANQQEIMRYLRRSHPQSQIVFQSILPHAGASASWEGRDRLLKLSNIRIRELNRKLAAIASTEGVSYLDLYPLFVNEQGDLRPSLSTDGLHLNYQGYIVWRSALQVFIQLKLPARFSHLDKFLPSPAPSKIKEN, from the coding sequence TTGAAACTCTTTCCTACTTGGGCTTTCTTAGCATTAGGTACTAACATCCTTGTAACGACGGTGATTCTGTTGGTTCTACGGAATCACTGGTTGTCCGCAAGCCTTGCACAACAAGTGACGAATTTTACTCCTCAGCCTTGGCATGGGAGTAAAACTTTGGCACAGCCAAGTAAGTTAAAGCAAAATGATTTACCGTTGGGCGGACAGCTAAGTTATAAAGATTGGATTGGTATACTGGGGCGCGAAGCTAAAGCTAAGGCTTCCCAGCAGCCACAACATTTAAGCATCATCGCTGGTGACTCTTTAAGTAGGTGGTTTCCCGACCACCTTTTGCCTCAAGAACGTATTTGGCTAAATCAAGCAATTTCTGGGGAGACTTCTACAGGTTTACTGAGAAGATTGTCTTTATTTGATCAGACTCAGCCAGAAATCATTTTTGTGATGATTGGGGTTAATGATCTACTTCGCGGAGTCCCAGATAATCAGCTTTTAGCGAACCAGCAAGAAATTATGCGTTATTTGCGGCGATCGCATCCCCAATCGCAAATTGTCTTCCAATCAATTTTGCCTCATGCTGGGGCAAGTGCAAGCTGGGAAGGTCGCGATCGCCTACTGAAGTTAAGTAACATTCGCATTCGTGAGCTTAATCGTAAACTAGCTGCGATCGCCTCAACTGAAGGTGTTAGTTATCTCGATCTTTACCCGCTATTTGTTAACGAACAAGGCGATTTGCGCCCAAGCCTGAGTACCGATGGCTTGCATCTCAACTACCAAGGATATATAGTTTGGCGATCGGCGTTGCAAGTTTTTATCCAACTGAAATTACCAGCGCGGTTTTCACATCTTGATAAATTCCTGCCCAGTCCAGCACCTAGTAAGATTAAAGAGAATTAA
- a CDS encoding S-layer homology domain-containing protein — MSVFSGFKSKTAALVALGITANAVVPFIISAPATAADFSDIDNHWARPFIEALADRNIISGYENGTFKPDQAVTRAEFAALVQAAFPDNKETRPQGYTFKDVSTKHWAYSKIQKAYKTGFMSGVTTTNFAPDTKIPRVQALVTLTSGLNIDPQGSTTTILRAYKDAADIPQYARNKIAAATEQQMVVNYPVIDRLRPNQTTTRGEVAAFLYQTMVNEGEVPALDISTNVNRYIVGATTGGSNQSANLRVKVGQTIVVRGEQTRIVVAPNESIPNLTLIVDQDIKNSAGEILIPRNSEIQGRLSPLSSGNQFLGMRFDARTLIIGNQSYDQIDATSGLITGQQQATNVNPGSLQTAAITAAAQAILGRVTGQNINAGDILGSILTGQIPSTQQQNNLIIIDPRADLRLTLNSDLYVNKVATASN; from the coding sequence ATGAGCGTTTTTTCAGGTTTTAAATCAAAAACTGCTGCATTAGTAGCTTTAGGAATAACAGCTAATGCCGTTGTGCCTTTCATAATTTCTGCTCCAGCAACAGCAGCAGATTTTTCTGATATTGATAATCATTGGGCGCGTCCATTCATTGAAGCGTTAGCAGATCGAAATATTATTAGTGGATATGAAAATGGCACTTTTAAACCAGATCAAGCTGTAACGCGGGCTGAGTTTGCTGCACTTGTGCAAGCTGCTTTTCCGGATAATAAAGAAACGCGCCCACAGGGATACACATTTAAGGATGTTTCTACAAAACACTGGGCATACAGTAAAATTCAAAAAGCTTATAAAACTGGTTTTATGTCAGGTGTGACTACAACGAATTTTGCACCTGATACGAAGATTCCCAGGGTTCAGGCATTAGTAACCTTAACCAGTGGTTTGAATATAGATCCCCAAGGTTCTACAACCACTATTTTGCGAGCCTATAAAGATGCTGCTGATATTCCTCAATATGCTCGTAATAAGATAGCTGCTGCTACAGAACAGCAAATGGTAGTTAACTATCCTGTAATAGATAGATTGCGACCAAATCAGACTACTACTCGTGGTGAGGTAGCAGCTTTTCTTTATCAAACGATGGTCAATGAAGGAGAAGTACCAGCATTAGATATTAGCACGAATGTCAACAGATATATTGTTGGTGCTACAACTGGTGGTAGTAATCAGAGTGCTAATCTTAGGGTCAAAGTAGGTCAAACAATTGTTGTTAGAGGAGAACAAACTCGCATAGTTGTAGCACCTAATGAAAGTATTCCTAACCTCACCCTAATTGTTGATCAAGATATCAAAAACAGCGCGGGAGAAATTTTAATTCCCAGAAATAGTGAAATTCAAGGTCGCCTATCACCACTTTCTTCTGGCAATCAATTTTTAGGGATGCGGTTTGATGCACGTACACTAATTATTGGTAATCAATCTTACGATCAGATTGATGCAACTTCTGGACTAATCACTGGTCAGCAGCAGGCGACTAATGTTAACCCAGGTTCTTTGCAAACTGCTGCTATAACGGCTGCCGCTCAAGCAATTTTAGGAAGGGTCACTGGTCAAAACATCAATGCCGGAGATATTTTGGGCAGTATCTTGACAGGTCAAATTCCTAGCACCCAGCAACAGAATAACTTAATCATAATTGACCCAAGAGCAGATTTGCGGTTAACGCTGAACTCTGACTTGTATGTTAATAAAGTTGCTACTGCGTCAAATTAG
- the nagA gene encoding N-acetylglucosamine-6-phosphate deacetylase, protein MTQVANSKSSLPVDLINARIPGYQGLQQIWMREGRIEKILSMDTVLQRIPPPDLEVLDVQGDWISLGGVDLQINGGLGLAFTDLTCADGDKLEKICQLLWLQGVDGFLPTLVTTSVENIVRSLSVISDFVSSPQGQKSTTAQILGVHLEGPFLNPEKRGAHPAEFLLPLTTDNVKRVLSDYADIVKIITLAPELDATGEVIPYLRSLGITVSLGHSQATTSLAQQAFLQGATMVTHAFNAMPPLHHREPGLLGAALMNPHVQCGIIADGQHVSPIMLELILRASDYEQGIFLVSDALAPLGLPDGVYPWDTRQIEVKNATARLSDGTLSGTTLGLLEGVQNLVKWGICGVESAIALATETPRRAIGLPSLSASQFIAEDHQQQYSLLRWHLDPTTAELTWERLFPDI, encoded by the coding sequence ATGACACAAGTAGCAAATAGTAAAAGTTCTTTACCTGTTGATCTGATTAATGCTCGAATCCCAGGCTATCAAGGATTACAGCAAATTTGGATGCGTGAGGGCAGAATCGAGAAAATTCTGTCAATGGATACTGTGTTGCAAAGGATACCGCCACCAGATTTGGAAGTGTTGGATGTACAAGGTGATTGGATATCCCTTGGTGGGGTCGATCTTCAGATTAATGGGGGTTTAGGTTTAGCTTTTACAGATTTAACTTGTGCTGATGGCGACAAGCTAGAGAAAATTTGTCAATTGTTATGGTTACAGGGAGTTGATGGGTTTTTACCAACGCTGGTTACTACTTCTGTAGAAAATATTGTGCGATCGCTCTCAGTAATATCAGATTTTGTATCCAGTCCTCAAGGGCAAAAATCAACAACAGCACAAATTCTCGGAGTTCATCTAGAAGGGCCATTTTTAAACCCAGAAAAACGTGGCGCACATCCAGCAGAATTTTTATTGCCGCTAACCACTGATAATGTCAAGCGAGTATTAAGTGATTATGCAGATATTGTAAAAATTATCACTTTAGCACCAGAATTAGATGCGACTGGTGAGGTAATTCCTTATTTACGTTCTTTGGGTATTACTGTTAGTTTAGGACACTCGCAAGCTACAACAAGTCTCGCACAGCAGGCATTTTTACAAGGTGCAACGATGGTGACTCATGCTTTTAATGCTATGCCACCATTGCATCACCGCGAACCAGGCTTATTAGGAGCGGCGTTAATGAATCCTCATGTTCAGTGTGGGATAATTGCTGATGGACAGCACGTTTCGCCAATCATGCTTGAGTTAATTTTACGTGCAAGTGATTATGAGCAAGGAATATTTTTGGTTAGCGACGCTTTAGCACCTTTGGGATTACCTGATGGTGTTTATCCTTGGGATACAAGGCAAATTGAAGTTAAAAATGCTACTGCACGCTTAAGCGATGGTACGTTGTCGGGAACTACATTAGGGCTATTGGAAGGTGTGCAGAATTTAGTTAAGTGGGGTATTTGTGGAGTTGAAAGTGCGATCGCACTAGCAACGGAAACACCACGACGCGCTATTGGTTTACCATCCCTTTCTGCTAGTCAATTTATTGCTGAAGATCACCAACAACAATATTCTTTACTACGTTGGCATTTAGATCCAACAACCGCAGAACTAACTTGGGAACGGTTATTCCCTGATATTTAA
- a CDS encoding ammonium transporter, whose amino-acid sequence MPSLTQYWIMFKQGLMPKLSKTKSKRTDKSALALSQLNWQGTVRRTAKSFRQLQLTIKHLSPSWQACLPIASLIVLFSAYAAVAQDTAPTAPSITTTDLKVAMDTLWVAIAAFLVFFMNAGFCMLETGFCRQKNAVNVLAKNLIVFALATVAFWAIGFGLMFGDGNDFIGTSGFFLNGSDNSPATGDAYQGIFSSLNWTGVPLNAKFLFQLVFAGTAATIVSGAVAERIKFVDFLIFSILLVGIAYPISGHWIWGGGWLADMGFYDFAGSTVIHSFGGWAALMGAAFLGPRLGRYQDGQVIAMPGHNMSIATLGCLILWLGWFGFNPGSTMAADPNAITHIALTTNMAGSAGAIAATITAWLYLGKPDLSMIINGVLAGLVGVTASCAYVSMTSALIIGLIAGVLVVFSVTFFDKLKIDDPVGATSVHLVCGIWGTIAVGLFSVGPGGYPWMVDLAGKPVGPHGLLLGGGFGTLIPQLIGIISVGGMTVLVSSIFWLALKATLGIRVTPEEEMEGLDIAEHGMEAYSGFSNETGTGAFAEAGIDGGKSSFSGGVIS is encoded by the coding sequence ATGCCATCATTAACCCAATACTGGATTATGTTTAAACAAGGGCTGATGCCAAAGTTGTCTAAAACTAAAAGTAAGCGAACTGACAAGTCAGCGCTTGCGCTATCGCAATTAAATTGGCAGGGTACTGTACGCCGGACTGCCAAAAGTTTTCGGCAATTGCAACTAACAATTAAGCATTTATCACCAAGTTGGCAAGCTTGTCTGCCCATAGCTAGCTTAATTGTGTTGTTTTCAGCTTATGCAGCAGTTGCCCAAGATACTGCCCCAACTGCTCCTAGTATTACAACTACAGACTTAAAGGTAGCAATGGATACCTTATGGGTAGCGATCGCTGCTTTCCTAGTGTTCTTTATGAACGCGGGTTTTTGTATGTTGGAAACTGGCTTTTGTCGTCAGAAAAACGCTGTCAACGTGCTTGCCAAAAACTTGATTGTCTTTGCCCTGGCAACAGTTGCTTTCTGGGCAATTGGTTTTGGCTTAATGTTTGGTGACGGCAATGACTTTATTGGCACCAGTGGATTTTTCCTGAATGGAAGCGATAACAGTCCGGCAACAGGGGATGCTTACCAAGGGATATTCAGTTCTCTTAACTGGACTGGTGTCCCACTAAATGCTAAGTTTTTGTTCCAACTCGTGTTTGCGGGTACTGCTGCCACAATTGTTTCTGGTGCAGTAGCAGAAAGAATCAAGTTTGTTGACTTCCTGATCTTTAGTATTTTACTCGTAGGTATTGCTTACCCCATTAGTGGACACTGGATTTGGGGTGGTGGTTGGTTAGCAGATATGGGTTTCTACGACTTTGCTGGCTCAACGGTCATTCATTCATTTGGTGGTTGGGCAGCACTCATGGGAGCAGCATTTTTAGGCCCTCGGCTTGGTAGATATCAGGATGGTCAAGTTATTGCTATGCCAGGGCATAACATGAGCATTGCCACATTGGGTTGTTTAATTCTGTGGTTAGGTTGGTTTGGCTTCAACCCTGGATCAACAATGGCTGCCGATCCGAATGCGATTACTCACATTGCCTTGACAACTAACATGGCGGGTTCGGCGGGTGCGATCGCAGCTACAATTACAGCTTGGTTGTATCTGGGTAAGCCAGACTTATCCATGATTATCAACGGTGTTTTAGCAGGGTTAGTAGGGGTTACAGCTTCCTGCGCTTACGTGAGTATGACCAGCGCCTTAATTATTGGCTTAATTGCTGGAGTTTTAGTAGTTTTCTCAGTTACCTTCTTCGACAAGCTCAAAATTGACGATCCAGTGGGTGCAACTTCGGTTCACCTTGTCTGTGGGATCTGGGGAACTATAGCAGTTGGTTTATTTAGTGTCGGCCCTGGTGGCTATCCCTGGATGGTTGATTTAGCAGGTAAACCAGTTGGCCCACATGGTTTATTGTTAGGTGGTGGATTCGGAACACTAATTCCTCAGCTAATTGGTATTATCTCTGTAGGCGGTATGACTGTACTTGTGAGTAGCATTTTCTGGTTAGCACTCAAAGCTACATTAGGTATCCGTGTAACTCCAGAAGAAGAGATGGAAGGGTTAGATATTGCGGAACATGGGATGGAAGCCTACAGTGGTTTTAGCAACGAAACAGGCACAGGTGCTTTTGCTGAGGCTGGGATAGACGGAGGCAAAAGTAGTTTCTCAGGTGGAGTTATCTCGTAG
- a CDS encoding sigma-70 family RNA polymerase sigma factor produces MDIDSTSSPTEKVLPTDAEVFRALKAGQSDAIGILYDRYASLVYRLALKILANYQEAEDLTQEIFLTLWRSNTYNPARGSLSSYLTTLTRSRAIDKIRSRGTKLKFLQRWGQMMKTETASNTPFEAASLSQRSHHVHSALAQLPANHRQVLEMAYYDGLSQSEIAKQLDIPLGTIKTWSRQGLLNLRKNLQDFIE; encoded by the coding sequence ATGGATATTGACTCTACGAGCAGTCCAACTGAAAAGGTACTCCCAACAGATGCAGAAGTATTTCGTGCCTTAAAAGCTGGTCAATCTGATGCTATAGGTATTCTTTACGATCGCTATGCCAGCCTTGTTTATAGATTAGCACTCAAAATATTGGCTAATTACCAAGAAGCAGAAGACCTAACCCAAGAAATTTTTCTCACACTTTGGCGTAGCAATACCTATAATCCCGCCCGTGGTTCTCTCAGTAGCTATTTAACAACTCTGACTCGCTCAAGAGCAATTGATAAGATTCGTTCTCGTGGCACAAAGCTGAAATTCCTTCAGCGTTGGGGGCAAATGATGAAAACTGAAACAGCTTCTAATACACCATTTGAAGCAGCATCTTTAAGCCAACGTTCTCACCATGTTCATTCTGCTCTTGCCCAACTTCCAGCAAATCATCGTCAAGTATTAGAGATGGCTTACTACGATGGTCTTAGCCAATCAGAGATTGCTAAACAATTAGATATACCCTTGGGAACAATCAAAACTTGGTCGCGCCAAGGCTTACTAAATCTGAGAAAGAACCTACAAGATTTTATTGAATAA
- a CDS encoding nuclear transport factor 2 family protein, protein MSKEIIEKAVAGYFDNMVAMNPQGWVDNFAEDGIVYDPVGNPPSIAHETFQDFFGMLSSFFKSMEISKDSIFISANQAAVKWTMRVVAKNDKNASAEGISIFEINEAGKIQKVSAYWDDTALRSQLQGSKNS, encoded by the coding sequence ATGTCCAAAGAAATAATTGAAAAAGCGGTTGCTGGCTATTTTGACAATATGGTAGCCATGAACCCCCAAGGCTGGGTAGATAATTTTGCGGAAGACGGAATTGTTTACGATCCAGTCGGTAATCCACCAAGCATTGCACATGAAACTTTTCAAGATTTTTTTGGGATGTTGTCTAGTTTCTTTAAAAGCATGGAAATATCAAAAGACTCAATTTTTATTTCGGCAAATCAGGCAGCAGTTAAATGGACTATGAGAGTAGTTGCTAAAAATGATAAAAATGCCTCTGCTGAAGGTATTAGTATTTTTGAAATTAACGAAGCTGGCAAAATTCAAAAAGTTTCAGCTTATTGGGATGATACTGCTTTAAGATCGCAATTGCAAGGCAGTAAAAATAGTTAG
- the bchM gene encoding magnesium protoporphyrin IX methyltransferase — MNAVDDKTVVKEYFNSTGFDRWRRIYGDGEVNKVQLDIRSGHQQTVDQVLNWLQADGNLADLSICDAGCGVGSLSIPLASAGAEVNASDISEKMIGEAKERAEAALGNTSNPTFSVQDLEALTGKYHTVICLDVLIHYPQDKAAEMISHLAAMAESRIILSFAPKTCALSILKKIGSFFPGPSKATRAYLHREADVVKILESQGFSVQRQEMTRTRFYFSRILEATRS, encoded by the coding sequence ATGAACGCAGTTGATGACAAAACCGTTGTTAAAGAATACTTTAATTCCACAGGGTTTGACCGTTGGCGACGGATATATGGGGATGGAGAGGTTAATAAAGTCCAGCTAGATATCCGTTCTGGACATCAGCAAACAGTTGATCAAGTGTTGAATTGGCTGCAAGCAGATGGAAATTTAGCTGATTTATCTATTTGTGATGCAGGTTGTGGCGTTGGTAGTTTGAGTATTCCCCTCGCTTCTGCTGGTGCGGAAGTTAATGCCAGTGATATATCTGAAAAAATGATTGGGGAAGCTAAGGAAAGAGCCGAGGCAGCGTTAGGTAACACTAGCAATCCTACCTTCAGTGTGCAGGATTTAGAAGCCTTAACTGGTAAATACCACACGGTGATTTGCCTAGATGTGTTGATCCACTATCCTCAAGATAAGGCAGCCGAGATGATTTCTCACCTTGCTGCTATGGCAGAATCTCGCATAATTCTCAGCTTTGCACCAAAAACTTGTGCTTTAAGTATCCTCAAAAAAATTGGTAGCTTTTTCCCTGGCCCTAGTAAAGCAACTCGTGCTTATCTACATCGTGAAGCAGATGTTGTCAAAATCCTAGAAAGTCAAGGTTTTAGTGTTCAAAGACAGGAAATGACTCGTACTCGCTTTTATTTCTCTCGCATACTAGAAGCGACTCGTAGCTGA
- a CDS encoding ammonium transporter produces the protein MPKVAGVEGSKQVLKKVLLVGVIALWLLSFPLAGSALAQTADEVTIDTGDTAFMLISAALVLLMTPGLAFFYGGLVRSRNVLNTMMMSLILMGLVGVTWVLWGYSLAFAPISVSGDCSNLPDSLQLSANPIIGSLNWLFLNNVAFDQPDPVCYAPTIPHQLFMVYQMMFAIITPALISGAIVERMSFKAFFWFVILWSTFIYAPLAHWVWGKGWIFAMGALDFAGGTVVHISSGVSAVVAAWVIGPRKNFMIQPAAPHNVPYVLLGIGLLWFGWFGFNAGSALGAGALATVAFVATMVSAAAGGLTWVIVEWGLRGKPTAIGIASGFLAGLVGVTPAAGFVTPIGAILIGSITSLCCFYAVSLRAKLQFDDSLDTYPIHGVGGTVGAILTGIFATKAVNEAGNNGLLFGNPGLLIPQIVSVIVTYIFAAVGTYAILKLLGLFMELRVQPNAEDQGLDISEHGEEGYGEEFASGLSFIDKKAI, from the coding sequence ATGCCTAAAGTTGCTGGTGTGGAAGGATCGAAACAAGTGTTGAAAAAGGTTTTGCTCGTCGGGGTAATTGCCCTGTGGCTATTAAGTTTCCCTCTTGCGGGTAGCGCCCTAGCTCAAACAGCAGATGAAGTTACGATTGATACTGGTGATACAGCATTTATGTTGATCTCGGCAGCACTTGTGCTGTTAATGACACCAGGGTTAGCATTTTTTTATGGTGGATTAGTGCGATCGCGCAACGTCCTCAATACAATGATGATGAGCCTCATTTTGATGGGGCTGGTAGGGGTTACTTGGGTGTTATGGGGCTATAGTCTGGCTTTTGCACCAATTTCTGTGAGCGGAGATTGTTCAAACCTACCAGACAGTCTTCAACTTAGTGCCAATCCGATCATAGGCAGCTTAAACTGGCTATTTTTAAACAACGTTGCCTTTGATCAACCAGATCCAGTTTGCTACGCCCCAACCATTCCGCATCAATTATTTATGGTGTACCAGATGATGTTCGCCATCATCACACCTGCTCTAATTTCAGGAGCAATAGTTGAGCGGATGAGTTTTAAGGCATTTTTCTGGTTCGTAATCCTTTGGTCTACCTTTATTTATGCTCCCTTGGCTCACTGGGTTTGGGGCAAAGGTTGGATCTTTGCAATGGGGGCATTAGACTTTGCTGGTGGTACAGTAGTCCACATCAGTTCCGGCGTTTCTGCTGTGGTTGCAGCTTGGGTAATTGGGCCTCGCAAAAATTTTATGATTCAACCTGCCGCACCCCATAACGTACCTTATGTACTACTAGGCATTGGTCTATTGTGGTTTGGCTGGTTTGGTTTTAATGCTGGTAGTGCTTTAGGAGCAGGAGCATTAGCAACCGTCGCATTTGTCGCAACAATGGTATCGGCGGCGGCTGGTGGTCTGACTTGGGTAATTGTCGAATGGGGACTAAGAGGTAAGCCAACTGCGATTGGAATTGCTAGTGGATTTTTAGCAGGATTGGTAGGTGTTACCCCAGCAGCAGGATTTGTTACCCCCATTGGAGCAATTTTAATTGGTTCAATCACCTCTCTTTGCTGCTTCTATGCTGTCAGCCTGCGGGCAAAGCTACAGTTTGATGATTCCTTGGATACCTACCCTATTCACGGAGTTGGTGGTACTGTAGGAGCTATTCTGACAGGCATTTTTGCTACTAAAGCTGTTAACGAAGCAGGCAACAATGGCTTGCTGTTTGGTAACCCAGGACTATTAATCCCACAGATAGTTAGTGTAATAGTGACCTATATATTTGCCGCAGTAGGTACTTATGCAATTCTCAAACTTCTAGGATTATTCATGGAGTTACGGGTTCAACCTAACGCTGAGGATCAAGGTTTAGATATCAGTGAACATGGTGAAGAGGGTTATGGGGAGGAGTTTGCCTCTGGATTGAGTTTTATTGATAAAAAGGCGATTTAA
- a CDS encoding anti-sigma factor has translation MTEPLLPERHTELMAGYVLGNLSSQEAEEFNQLLKEHPELNTEINSLQEVLALMPYTLSEIEPPPHIKEAVLQTVHSEMQRKPTQKRFSLPWSQIAGALAATFILALGWDNYHLKQQVSTLEIEAARQKDVIAMLKNPDTHLVALKGMDRAQKAGGSVVMTPGEPKSVLILQNLPILPKGQFYQLWAVVNGEKIPSGTFNANSQGTVLVKLATPPTSEVTGLVVTVEASPVPQIPSGPMVMTSNL, from the coding sequence ATGACTGAACCACTACTTCCTGAACGTCATACAGAATTAATGGCAGGATATGTCCTCGGCAACCTTAGCTCCCAAGAAGCTGAGGAATTTAACCAACTCCTAAAAGAACATCCTGAATTAAACACAGAAATAAATAGTTTACAGGAAGTGTTAGCGTTGATGCCCTACACTTTATCTGAAATAGAACCGCCACCACACATCAAGGAAGCTGTTCTGCAAACTGTCCATAGCGAAATGCAAAGAAAGCCAACTCAAAAGCGGTTTTCATTACCTTGGAGTCAGATAGCTGGAGCGCTCGCTGCAACTTTTATTCTTGCTTTAGGTTGGGATAACTATCATCTCAAGCAACAGGTGAGTACTCTGGAGATTGAGGCAGCACGGCAAAAAGATGTGATCGCCATGCTCAAAAATCCCGATACTCATTTAGTTGCTCTCAAAGGTATGGATAGAGCACAGAAAGCGGGAGGAAGTGTTGTGATGACACCAGGCGAACCCAAATCTGTATTAATCCTACAGAATCTTCCTATTTTACCTAAAGGTCAGTTTTATCAACTTTGGGCTGTAGTTAATGGTGAAAAAATTCCTTCAGGAACATTTAATGCTAATTCCCAAGGAACGGTTTTAGTTAAGCTTGCTACTCCCCCAACTTCAGAGGTAACAGGGTTAGTTGTAACTGTAGAAGCCTCACCAGTTCCTCAAATTCCATCTGGGCCTATGGTAATGACGAGCAACTTGTAG
- the purE gene encoding 5-(carboxyamino)imidazole ribonucleotide mutase, which translates to MNKPLIGIIMGSDSDLPTMQDAIAICEEFNIPCEVAIVSAHRTPDRMVEYAKVAHERGIKVIIAGAGGAAHLPGMVASLTPLPVIGVPVATRNLQGVDSLYSIVQMPAGIPVATVAIGNAKNAGLLAVQILASHQSELLARVQQYRQNLAQSVLDKQARLEQLGYQQYLANQG; encoded by the coding sequence ATGAATAAACCACTAATTGGCATTATCATGGGTAGCGATTCCGACTTGCCGACAATGCAAGATGCGATCGCAATTTGTGAAGAATTTAATATTCCCTGTGAAGTCGCAATTGTCTCTGCTCATCGTACACCAGACCGCATGGTGGAATATGCGAAAGTGGCACACGAACGCGGCATTAAAGTAATTATCGCGGGTGCTGGTGGCGCTGCACATCTTCCTGGTATGGTTGCCTCTCTCACTCCCTTACCTGTAATTGGAGTACCAGTGGCGACTCGCAACTTACAAGGCGTTGATTCCCTTTACTCAATTGTGCAAATGCCAGCAGGCATTCCCGTCGCAACTGTCGCTATTGGCAATGCTAAAAATGCTGGTTTACTCGCAGTGCAGATTTTGGCATCCCACCAAAGCGAGTTACTTGCAAGAGTTCAGCAATATCGCCAAAATTTAGCTCAATCCGTATTAGATAAGCAAGCACGCCTTGAACAACTAGGGTATCAGCAATATTTAGCAAATCAGGGTTAG